A DNA window from Streptococcus parapneumoniae contains the following coding sequences:
- a CDS encoding DUF4393 domain-containing protein has product MDDLLPTILTSFATTMATKGAEAPAHTFNEAWKYFFGGVNSFLMRANLKREVNDVKYAQSFINKAFKIPDEQLQEPKLSIIGPALEASKFYIDEEEIREMFASLLAASFDSSKNDIVHHSYIEIIKQLSPLDAKNLRFIFDNKKYPIAKYSSNTPGTYAYKDLKTNVFLPEHDVLSNELIKIIDNNSSSISNLERLGLIFVNRINPLADDSLYHNLEHNQLVDFYKELLHEENLELDITKQSVSLTPFGKNFCSICIY; this is encoded by the coding sequence ATGGATGATTTATTACCAACAATATTAACTTCTTTTGCAACTACTATGGCTACAAAAGGGGCGGAAGCTCCCGCTCACACTTTTAATGAAGCGTGGAAGTATTTTTTTGGTGGAGTAAATAGCTTCTTGATGAGAGCTAATTTAAAACGTGAAGTCAATGACGTGAAATACGCACAATCCTTTATAAACAAAGCTTTCAAAATCCCTGATGAACAACTACAAGAACCAAAGCTTAGTATAATCGGTCCTGCTCTAGAAGCTTCAAAGTTTTATATTGATGAAGAAGAAATCAGAGAAATGTTCGCGTCTTTATTAGCTGCATCATTTGATAGCTCAAAAAATGATATTGTACACCATTCGTATATTGAGATTATTAAACAATTATCCCCACTAGATGCTAAAAACCTCAGGTTTATTTTTGATAATAAAAAGTATCCTATAGCTAAGTATTCAAGCAACACTCCTGGAACATATGCTTACAAAGATTTAAAGACAAATGTATTTTTACCAGAACACGATGTTTTATCAAATGAGTTAATCAAAATTATAGATAATAACTCATCTTCAATTTCAAATTTAGAACGCCTAGGTTTAATATTTGTTAATCGCATCAATCCATTAGCAGATGATTCTTTATATCACAATTTAGAACACAATCAATTGGTAGATTTTTATAAAGAATTACTCCACGAAGAAAACTTGGAATTAGATATTACAAAACAAAGCGTTTCGTTGACACCTTTTGGTAAAAACTTTTGCTCTATTTGTATTTATTAG
- a CDS encoding virulence-associated E family protein: MILTDKGAIKSNSPSNVLLSFKADDQLSIYLKHNEFSQEHELLKDIKIGNTLFKKGELPSNFDSVVKVYFESVLGVAFTNQAMLDGMETFFSERSYNPVLEYMERAEGRWDGRERINQMLQVYLGADDNPLISKIAQIWLVGAVAKVYDPYVKFDYVLDLVGGQGVGKTSLLQKLGGDWYTDAVTDFTNKDNYDIMLKSLIVNDDEMVASNRMSFAETKAFISKTSLRYRKPYMKRTEEFAKNFILARTTNQKEYLKDKTGERRFLSVMADASKQKKHPMEIEPETIEQIWGEAVTIYKTGVDLMFDKKTEEELNIYRERFMYRDEVELQVLEYLDMPVPKNWHNWSMQQQHQYTFKYFDNNGEFEPGAEKLSKVSTREIMYNLFMRNSNDKKLSTKINMIMDNHPDWQKGQFRIGGKNTKGFKRIIQK, encoded by the coding sequence ATGATACTAACAGATAAAGGTGCGATTAAATCGAACAGTCCCAGCAATGTGTTACTTTCCTTTAAGGCAGATGATCAGCTTAGTATTTATTTGAAACACAATGAATTTTCACAAGAACATGAACTCCTAAAAGATATCAAAATAGGCAACACCCTTTTCAAAAAAGGGGAATTGCCTTCAAATTTTGACTCAGTTGTAAAAGTTTATTTTGAAAGTGTTTTGGGCGTAGCTTTTACCAATCAAGCCATGCTAGACGGTATGGAGACTTTCTTCTCAGAAAGAAGCTACAACCCGGTTCTAGAATACATGGAACGAGCAGAAGGAAGGTGGGATGGTCGTGAGCGTATTAACCAAATGCTTCAGGTCTATCTCGGTGCTGATGATAACCCCTTGATTTCTAAAATCGCTCAAATATGGTTAGTTGGTGCAGTTGCTAAAGTCTATGATCCTTACGTTAAATTTGACTATGTTCTGGACTTGGTAGGTGGTCAAGGTGTCGGGAAAACCTCTCTTCTCCAAAAGTTAGGTGGTGACTGGTATACCGATGCCGTTACTGATTTTACAAACAAAGACAACTACGACATCATGCTAAAATCCTTGATTGTCAATGATGATGAAATGGTTGCTAGTAATCGAATGAGTTTTGCTGAAACGAAAGCCTTTATCTCAAAAACAAGCTTACGTTATCGTAAACCTTACATGAAGCGTACAGAAGAATTCGCTAAGAACTTCATCTTAGCAAGGACGACGAACCAGAAAGAATACCTCAAGGATAAGACTGGGGAGCGACGGTTCTTATCTGTGATGGCAGATGCTAGCAAGCAGAAGAAACACCCGATGGAAATCGAACCTGAGACAATTGAGCAGATTTGGGGCGAAGCTGTCACAATCTATAAAACTGGTGTTGATTTGATGTTTGATAAAAAGACAGAAGAAGAACTGAACATCTATCGAGAACGGTTCATGTATCGTGATGAAGTTGAATTGCAGGTACTTGAATATTTAGATATGCCTGTGCCTAAAAATTGGCATAATTGGTCCATGCAGCAGCAACATCAATATACCTTTAAGTATTTTGATAACAATGGCGAGTTCGAACCTGGCGCTGAAAAACTATCGAAAGTTTCAACTCGGGAAATCATGTATAACCTATTTATGAGAAATTCAAATGATAAGAAACTCTCGACTAAAATCAATATGATTATGGACAATCATCCCGATTGGCAAAAGGGGCAGTTTCGAATCGGTGGAAAAAATACAAAAGGTTTTAAGAGAATTATACAAAAGTAG
- a CDS encoding site-specific integrase, with protein MIKKYITKKGETRYLFQTYLGIDPATGKEKRTTRRGFKTIKEAKAAERDLLLDVEENGFSNNEDFQNPTFAEVAELWLDSYKNTVKPTTYQNVKKKLNIMIDSYFTDMKIQQISVAYCQKVAIKLSNRYILYANYYSVISRIFKYATSIDIIKSNPLDKIIKPKNRPLKAKENHYTKQELTEFLKVCRVDCKPVEYTFYHLLAFTGLRCGEALGLMWSDIDFENKRLSISRTAIVVNKKQTVQDPKTKMSKRVITLDDTTLNVLKIWKRQQIKEYFRASVPYKHDSNYIFTNSFGGWISPSAVKERLRRFFCEHKDVKKITPHGFRHTHASLLFEAGVTAKIISDRLGHNNVQTTLDMYTHINDNQRFEVVDQLMDFIRSS; from the coding sequence ATGATAAAAAAATATATTACAAAAAAAGGAGAGACTAGATATCTCTTTCAAACATATCTGGGTATAGACCCTGCAACTGGAAAAGAAAAACGCACAACACGACGTGGTTTTAAAACCATAAAAGAGGCCAAGGCAGCCGAACGTGACCTACTCTTAGATGTTGAAGAAAATGGTTTTTCAAACAATGAAGATTTCCAGAATCCTACTTTCGCTGAAGTCGCTGAGTTATGGCTTGATAGCTATAAAAACACTGTAAAACCAACAACCTATCAGAACGTTAAGAAAAAACTTAATATTATGATTGACTCATATTTTACAGATATGAAAATCCAGCAGATCAGTGTAGCTTATTGTCAAAAGGTTGCTATCAAGTTAAGTAATCGCTATATCCTCTATGCCAATTACTACTCTGTAATCAGCCGTATTTTCAAGTATGCCACTTCTATTGACATTATTAAGTCAAATCCCTTAGACAAGATTATCAAGCCTAAAAATAGGCCCTTAAAGGCCAAAGAGAACCACTATACAAAACAGGAGCTAACAGAGTTTCTTAAAGTTTGCAGAGTAGATTGCAAGCCTGTAGAGTATACCTTTTATCACTTGCTAGCTTTTACTGGTTTGAGATGTGGTGAGGCGCTTGGACTCATGTGGTCAGATATTGATTTTGAAAATAAACGATTAAGCATTTCTCGGACAGCTATCGTTGTTAATAAAAAACAAACTGTTCAGGACCCTAAAACCAAAATGAGTAAGAGAGTGATCACCTTGGATGACACTACTCTGAACGTTTTGAAAATCTGGAAGCGTCAGCAGATAAAAGAGTATTTTCGGGCTAGTGTGCCTTACAAACATGATTCGAATTATATCTTTACGAATAGTTTCGGAGGATGGATTTCGCCTTCAGCTGTTAAAGAGAGACTTAGAAGATTCTTTTGTGAACATAAGGATGTCAAAAAAATCACTCCTCACGGTTTCAGGCACACACACGCTTCTCTCCTCTTTGAAGCAGGCGTTACAGCCAAAATCATTTCAGACAGATTAGGTCATAACAATGTTCAAACGACCCTTGATATGTATACCCACATCAATGATAATCAACGTTTTGAAGTCGTTGATCAGCTTATGGATTTCATCCGTTCCAGCTAA
- a CDS encoding ribose-phosphate diphosphokinase, with the protein MSDRKNMKLFALNSNQEIAQKIAEAVGVPLGKLSSRQFSDGEIQVNIEESVRGYDVYIIQSTSFPVNNHLMELLIMVDACVRASAHSINVVLPYFGYARQDRIACPREPLTAKLVANMLVKAGVDRILTLDLHAVQVQGFFDIPVDNLFTVPLFAKHYCDKGLLGSDVVVVSPKNSGVKRARSLAEYLDAPIAIIDYPQDDATRNEGYIIGDVEGKKAILIDDILNTGRTFSEAAKIVEREGATEIYAVSSHGLFVEGAAELLDNTNIKEILVTDSVATKEKTPKNVCYITASELIGDAIVRIHERKPVSPLFAYNKKK; encoded by the coding sequence ATGTCAGATAGAAAAAACATGAAACTTTTCGCACTCAACTCTAACCAAGAGATTGCACAGAAAATTGCTGAAGCTGTTGGTGTCCCACTTGGAAAACTATCATCACGTCAATTTTCAGACGGAGAAATCCAAGTAAATATCGAAGAAAGTGTCCGTGGTTATGATGTTTACATCATCCAATCAACAAGTTTCCCTGTTAACAACCACCTAATGGAATTGTTGATCATGGTCGACGCTTGTGTGCGCGCAAGTGCCCACAGTATCAACGTTGTCCTTCCATATTTTGGCTATGCACGTCAAGACCGCATTGCTTGTCCTCGTGAGCCACTTACAGCAAAACTAGTTGCCAATATGCTGGTTAAGGCTGGGGTTGATCGTATCCTGACTCTTGATTTGCATGCCGTTCAGGTTCAAGGTTTCTTTGATATTCCAGTGGATAATCTTTTCACTGTTCCCCTATTTGCAAAACATTACTGCGATAAGGGACTACTCGGTTCAGATGTTGTTGTCGTTAGCCCTAAAAATTCAGGTGTCAAACGTGCGCGTAGCTTGGCTGAGTATCTTGATGCTCCTATCGCCATTATCGACTACCCTCAGGATGATGCAACTCGCAACGAAGGTTATATTATCGGTGATGTTGAAGGTAAAAAAGCCATCTTGATTGATGATATTCTGAATACAGGACGTACCTTCTCTGAAGCTGCTAAAATCGTTGAACGTGAAGGAGCTACAGAAATTTATGCTGTTTCTAGCCACGGCCTCTTCGTCGAAGGAGCTGCTGAACTTCTTGACAATACTAATATTAAAGAAATTCTTGTGACTGATTCAGTAGCAACAAAAGAAAAAACTCCTAAAAACGTATGCTACATCACTGCTAGTGAGTTAATTGGTGATGCTATCGTCCGTATCCACGAAAGAAAACCAGTCAGCCCACTCTTTGCCTACAACAAAAAGAAATAA
- a CDS encoding AAA family ATPase, with translation MFKLPENKPRVPRDTPRNYFIYGETMSGKSYLANEFPNPIILNTDGNAEANSVPSIQLVNEKDQTGKITNSVIKQLGEILLALQTQKHSYETVVVDVIDDVIEMIKIAACDELTPAGKPRLKSLSEVPYGKGYDFFNQAVTELVIDLKALPMNVIYISRQISEYDDNGNATKDKPSLKDKYVNLINGNSDLMIHTEKIGRNYNREVDRKRKTYYADQVDDKEILKILTTIRGAVEPARVKKTEVPKIEPTAKVEKNEDAAVKELF, from the coding sequence TTGTTTAAGTTACCAGAAAACAAACCTCGAGTCCCACGGGACACACCTCGAAACTATTTCATTTATGGCGAAACCATGAGTGGAAAATCCTATTTAGCAAATGAGTTTCCGAACCCAATCATTTTGAATACGGACGGAAATGCTGAGGCAAACAGCGTACCAAGTATTCAGTTGGTGAATGAAAAAGACCAGACTGGTAAAATTACGAACTCAGTCATTAAGCAATTGGGAGAAATCCTTTTGGCCCTTCAAACTCAAAAACATTCGTACGAAACAGTCGTTGTTGATGTTATCGATGATGTGATTGAGATGATTAAAATCGCAGCTTGTGATGAATTGACACCAGCTGGTAAACCAAGGCTGAAATCATTATCAGAAGTTCCATATGGCAAAGGGTACGATTTCTTTAATCAAGCAGTAACCGAGTTGGTTATTGACTTGAAGGCTCTACCGATGAACGTGATTTATATCAGTCGTCAGATTTCTGAATATGACGACAATGGTAATGCAACCAAAGATAAACCAAGTTTAAAAGATAAGTACGTTAACCTTATCAACGGTAATTCGGACTTGATGATCCATACTGAAAAAATTGGTCGCAATTATAACCGTGAGGTTGACCGCAAACGTAAGACTTACTATGCAGACCAAGTTGATGATAAAGAGATTTTGAAAATCTTGACAACCATCCGTGGTGCAGTTGAACCTGCACGAGTCAAAAAAACAGAAGTACCAAAAATTGAACCGACTGCCAAAGTAGAAAAAAACGAAGATGCAGCAGTTAAAGAATTATTTTAA
- a CDS encoding helix-turn-helix transcriptional regulator — protein MPKMTLKTLRTLKNWRQSDAAEAVNVSVDTWGHWERGITEPSVSKAYQIASVFEVSVDDIIFLPDVAV, from the coding sequence GTGCCAAAAATGACTTTAAAAACACTAAGAACACTCAAGAATTGGAGACAAAGTGATGCAGCAGAAGCTGTGAATGTATCAGTTGATACTTGGGGACATTGGGAACGAGGAATAACAGAACCAAGTGTTTCAAAAGCATATCAAATCGCTAGTGTTTTCGAAGTATCAGTGGATGATATTATTTTTTTGCCCGACGTTGCGGTTTAA
- a CDS encoding siphovirus Gp157 family protein, whose translation MTTLYELTGTFKRINDTEGLDEETKADTLESIDWSNEFEEKVENTAKVIKNKEASKKLIKEEIDRLTARYKSLDNDVVWLKRSMQEAFEITGHEKVKGLLFTVYMAKNQPSVIVDEDLLPKKYFVIAKKPDKNAIKELLNAGKKVKGATLQESRSLRIK comes from the coding sequence ATGACAACACTTTATGAATTAACTGGGACTTTTAAACGAATCAATGACACGGAAGGATTAGACGAAGAGACAAAAGCTGACACTTTAGAGTCGATAGATTGGTCAAACGAATTCGAAGAAAAAGTCGAAAATACTGCTAAAGTTATCAAAAATAAAGAAGCTAGCAAAAAGCTGATCAAAGAAGAAATTGATCGTCTAACTGCTCGTTATAAATCATTAGATAATGATGTCGTATGGCTTAAAAGAAGTATGCAAGAAGCATTTGAAATTACAGGGCATGAAAAAGTTAAAGGTTTACTTTTCACTGTTTACATGGCTAAAAATCAACCTTCAGTCATTGTGGATGAGGATCTGCTACCTAAGAAATATTTTGTGATTGCAAAAAAACCTGACAAAAATGCTATCAAGGAATTGCTGAATGCAGGTAAGAAAGTCAAGGGGGCTACCTTGCAAGAAAGTAGAAGTTTGAGGATTAAATAA
- a CDS encoding CD20-like domain-containing protein, producing MKQERKVLGILAIIFGALALLGSWMPIINNFSFILAILALIFGLIGFAVNRKRPKTLAIIGTVLAVVSIAIVLVTQAMYAKSLKELGKNVEETVSSVSSSIESSQKEEDAKFNWTKEQFDALQVGDIINYGAGGTNYDDVASVHGEPNNVTTSSVNDHDSKTVSYTSTGSKYKSVILSFSKQDDGSFLLTSKVSSGLE from the coding sequence ATGAAACAAGAACGCAAAGTTTTAGGTATTTTAGCTATTATTTTTGGAGCGCTGGCTCTACTTGGCTCATGGATGCCTATCATCAATAATTTTTCATTCATTCTAGCTATTTTAGCTCTCATCTTCGGTTTAATTGGTTTTGCAGTAAACAGAAAACGACCAAAAACGCTAGCTATTATTGGGACAGTTCTAGCAGTCGTGTCTATTGCTATTGTATTAGTAACTCAAGCAATGTACGCTAAATCATTGAAAGAACTAGGTAAAAACGTTGAAGAGACTGTTAGCTCTGTAAGTTCTTCTATCGAATCATCTCAAAAAGAGGAAGATGCTAAATTTAACTGGACAAAAGAACAGTTTGATGCGCTTCAAGTTGGTGATATTATCAACTATGGAGCTGGTGGAACTAACTACGATGACGTTGCTAGCGTTCACGGAGAACCTAACAATGTAACAACTAGTTCAGTAAATGACCACGACAGCAAGACAGTATCATACACTTCTACTGGTAGCAAATACAAGAGCGTTATTCTTTCGTTTTCAAAACAAGACGACGGTTCTTTCTTGTTGACTTCTAAAGTTAGTTCAGGTCTAGAATAA
- a CDS encoding bifunctional DNA primase/polymerase, whose translation MPSMKEYALQYQKLGFSVIPINPKNKMPLIEFADKPTMTASEIETFWDGFPNANIALRTTNFFVVDIDKHGKENGFESLKKWKHLDLIEPTLQAKTASGGKHLFYFKREDEPITQMIKFLPGVDIKAHENNFVLVAPSATEKGQYEWDLEKSKEGGTIVTPSRDLIQAIKKQYGETHGYRYDGKDGLRDLARRSQTREKTQTTELFETIALGFGDEGGRNDKLAKFVGGLLFRAVDDEVVVQLARLANVNSPNPLPDKEMMRTIESMIKKDRR comes from the coding sequence ATGCCGTCAATGAAAGAATACGCTTTGCAGTATCAAAAATTAGGCTTCTCAGTTATTCCAATCAATCCTAAAAATAAGATGCCATTGATTGAATTTGCTGATAAGCCTACCATGACTGCAAGTGAAATTGAAACCTTTTGGGACGGCTTTCCTAATGCCAATATCGCATTAAGGACAACCAATTTCTTTGTAGTCGATATCGACAAGCATGGCAAAGAGAACGGCTTTGAGTCGTTGAAAAAATGGAAACATCTGGATTTAATCGAACCGACGCTACAAGCCAAAACCGCTAGTGGTGGTAAGCATCTCTTCTACTTTAAGCGAGAAGATGAGCCGATTACTCAGATGATCAAATTTCTGCCTGGTGTCGATATCAAGGCTCATGAGAATAACTTTGTCTTAGTCGCTCCTTCAGCGACCGAGAAAGGTCAGTATGAGTGGGATTTAGAAAAATCAAAGGAAGGTGGGACAATCGTCACTCCTTCCAGAGATTTGATCCAAGCGATTAAGAAGCAGTACGGTGAAACTCACGGCTATAGATACGATGGTAAAGATGGTCTGAGGGATTTAGCTAGGCGGTCACAAACCAGGGAGAAGACACAAACGACCGAACTCTTTGAAACCATAGCCCTTGGTTTTGGTGATGAGGGTGGACGAAATGACAAATTAGCAAAATTCGTCGGTGGTCTCTTGTTTAGAGCGGTTGATGATGAAGTTGTTGTTCAGTTGGCTAGATTAGCGAATGTCAATAGTCCAAATCCTTTACCTGACAAAGAAATGATGCGAACAATTGAAAGTATGATTAAGAAAGATAGGAGGTGA
- a CDS encoding DUF1642 domain-containing protein, whose amino-acid sequence MNKQELRTNKQELISKYELLKNSYNFKVVATDGIISDLKRLDEPETGHADEAPRYLKNILARLRELPDHDREVWLKAIMSEFKQDFSHAKWREGYEQGKLEGMVEREKVKVKKFVADWYEEHKDEFEYNVWDWLSSKSESGKIDSKFAFWLNDVDNKPIQTLVNMHQFGYEVEEEKKYYVRFKWIEDSYSYLTLIKHLHAWTLKNITLDKKFRTTHTRKQLEEANFGWVFDCPGIEIEEVE is encoded by the coding sequence ATGAATAAGCAGGAATTAAGAACGAATAAACAAGAATTAATTTCGAAATATGAGTTGCTTAAAAATAGCTATAATTTTAAAGTTGTAGCAACAGACGGTATAATAAGCGATTTGAAGCGTTTAGACGAACCAGAAACAGGTCATGCAGACGAAGCTCCACGCTATCTCAAGAACATATTAGCACGATTACGAGAACTGCCAGACCATGATCGTGAAGTTTGGCTAAAGGCTATCATGAGTGAATTTAAACAGGATTTTAGTCATGCAAAATGGCGTGAAGGTTATGAGCAAGGCAAACTTGAAGGTATGGTTGAACGTGAAAAAGTCAAAGTTAAGAAGTTTGTGGCGGATTGGTATGAGGAACACAAAGACGAATTTGAGTACAATGTGTGGGATTGGTTATCTTCAAAAAGCGAGTCGGGAAAGATTGATAGTAAGTTCGCTTTTTGGTTAAACGACGTAGATAATAAACCTATTCAAACCCTTGTCAACATGCACCAATTCGGCTACGAGGTCGAGGAAGAGAAAAAGTATTATGTAAGGTTTAAATGGATTGAAGACTCATATAGTTACTTAACCTTGATTAAGCACCTTCACGCTTGGACGTTAAAAAATATAACACTAGATAAAAAATTTCGTACAACTCACACCCGCAAACAACTAGAAGAAGCCAACTTCGGCTGGGTATTCGATTGCCCAGGGATTGAGATTGAGGAGGTGGAGTGA
- a CDS encoding CYTH domain-containing protein: MKHLEIELKTLLKKDEYDRLKDQFTGVTPVLQKNYYMDTPDFELREKKVAMRIRTFEDWAELTLKVPQSVGNMEYNQKLQLKDAENYLSKEELPQGLVLDELAKHGIQTSEWQVLGCLTTLRYEMQTAIGLMALDESQYFDMTDYELELEVENHEQGKQNFQQFLEKNQISYQKAPSKLVRFVKSMKNS, encoded by the coding sequence ATGAAACATTTAGAAATTGAATTGAAAACACTCTTGAAAAAAGATGAGTATGATCGTCTAAAAGACCAGTTCACAGGTGTCACTCCTGTTCTTCAAAAAAATTACTACATGGACACACCTGATTTTGAACTGCGAGAAAAGAAAGTTGCTATGCGCATTCGAACCTTTGAAGACTGGGCAGAATTGACACTCAAAGTCCCACAAAGTGTTGGGAACATGGAATACAACCAAAAATTGCAACTAAAAGATGCTGAGAACTATCTGAGTAAGGAAGAACTTCCTCAAGGGCTGGTTCTTGATGAATTGGCTAAACATGGTATCCAAACTAGTGAATGGCAGGTTCTTGGTTGTCTAACAACGCTTCGCTATGAAATGCAAACAGCTATCGGTCTCATGGCTCTGGATGAAAGTCAATACTTTGATATGACGGATTACGAATTGGAGCTTGAAGTGGAAAATCATGAGCAAGGCAAACAGAATTTCCAGCAATTTTTAGAGAAAAATCAGATTTCTTATCAAAAAGCTCCCTCAAAATTGGTTCGATTTGTCAAAAGTATGAAAAATAGCTGA
- a CDS encoding DEAD/DEAH box helicase family protein, which produces MTIRLRKWQAEAVKRSDHLSNGIFLEALGGRGKTICALSIAKHKKAKKIIITNNRLAILNGWIDAVKFMKFDDDVEVIIQTDRYLQNQVKKGHKLTCDVLIIDEWQNMSSDKQVALYRKIKRKYTIGLSATPIRKKGQNFYPLEKTVFGWATPNNKFDWQKTHGKMVYDPFSYSKEKWEDFRDYEKYISDLPNFFRWEEIEEIENAVENNGFEIKFYPVKVESGNTDKLTEFRKLNLVTVDGKTAMAKQSFGRKTFERYLNQTGVEIDFPKLKPVNADTPLLLKLDGLIERAPHDMLIVSKSKQIVNVIRERHPDIGIWTGDIQDGLDNKVVVATSQVLGVGVDGLQHKYQTIVVLDPVEEGSGEYDDYRQLLWRITGSRQQHDVNVIEFYFKGV; this is translated from the coding sequence ATCACGATAAGGCTAAGAAAGTGGCAAGCTGAAGCAGTTAAAAGAAGCGACCACTTATCAAATGGAATCTTTTTAGAGGCTCTTGGGGGCAGAGGTAAAACTATATGCGCCTTATCGATTGCAAAGCATAAGAAAGCAAAGAAAATCATCATCACAAATAACCGATTAGCCATTTTAAATGGTTGGATAGATGCCGTTAAATTTATGAAATTTGATGATGATGTTGAGGTTATCATCCAAACAGACAGGTATCTTCAAAATCAGGTCAAAAAGGGTCATAAATTAACCTGTGATGTGCTGATAATAGATGAGTGGCAGAATATGTCGTCTGATAAGCAAGTGGCCTTGTATCGCAAAATAAAGCGGAAATATACGATAGGTCTTTCAGCGACTCCAATCCGAAAAAAAGGTCAGAATTTCTACCCACTCGAAAAAACAGTTTTCGGATGGGCAACACCCAACAATAAATTTGACTGGCAAAAGACTCATGGAAAAATGGTCTATGATCCATTTAGTTATTCAAAGGAGAAGTGGGAAGATTTTAGAGATTATGAGAAATATATCTCAGATTTACCAAATTTCTTCAGATGGGAAGAAATCGAAGAAATCGAAAATGCAGTTGAAAACAACGGTTTTGAGATTAAGTTTTATCCAGTTAAGGTAGAATCAGGAAACACCGACAAGCTTACAGAATTTAGAAAGCTAAATCTTGTAACAGTTGACGGCAAGACCGCTATGGCCAAGCAATCATTTGGAAGAAAGACCTTTGAGCGCTATCTGAATCAAACAGGCGTAGAAATCGATTTTCCAAAACTAAAGCCAGTCAATGCTGATACGCCCCTGCTATTAAAATTAGATGGACTAATCGAACGAGCGCCACACGACATGTTGATTGTTAGTAAGTCCAAGCAGATTGTGAATGTTATCCGAGAACGCCATCCAGATATTGGCATCTGGACAGGGGATATTCAAGACGGTCTTGATAATAAAGTGGTCGTTGCTACCAGTCAAGTTTTAGGTGTTGGAGTGGATGGCCTACAACACAAATACCAAACCATCGTTGTTCTGGATCCTGTAGAAGAAGGTTCTGGAGAATATGATGATTATCGACAGTTGCTGTGGCGCATAACAGGAAGCCGGCAGCAGCACGATGTAAATGTAATTGAATTTTATTTTAAAGGAGTATGA
- a CDS encoding S24 family peptidase has protein sequence MKVENKEIFANNLSFYMEQKGVDRNTLCADLDLKYTTVRDWLKGITYPRIGKIELLANYFNINKSDLIENKISTAQPSDSLLEEITNTARKLSPENKKIVLRTSEDLLKEQNEDKTKVNEVSENIIRLDDYRQTTYRRVTGVVSAGSGSIQDDDLDMEVSFYEDEIPDNYDAIAYVVGNSMEPKIKNGDYLFIKNTPQVDYNTIGIFQVDGANYVKKLRQGYLESLNPDYEDIHLDESNDVRTIGEVVSIYREN, from the coding sequence ATGAAAGTCGAAAACAAAGAAATTTTTGCCAATAATCTAAGTTTTTACATGGAGCAAAAAGGAGTAGATAGAAATACATTATGTGCAGACTTGGATTTGAAATACACTACAGTTCGCGACTGGCTAAAAGGAATAACTTATCCTCGGATTGGTAAAATTGAACTTTTGGCAAACTATTTTAATATAAATAAATCTGACCTTATCGAAAACAAAATTTCTACTGCTCAACCGTCAGACTCCCTTTTAGAAGAAATCACAAACACCGCTCGAAAATTATCCCCTGAAAATAAAAAAATCGTTCTACGAACGTCTGAGGATCTTCTGAAAGAGCAGAACGAAGATAAAACGAAGGTAAACGAAGTATCGGAAAATATCATCAGACTGGACGACTACAGACAGACTACTTACCGACGTGTTACTGGGGTTGTCTCTGCTGGGAGTGGTTCGATACAGGATGACGATTTAGATATGGAGGTTTCATTCTATGAGGATGAAATCCCAGACAACTACGACGCTATCGCTTATGTCGTCGGCAACTCTATGGAGCCAAAGATAAAAAATGGCGACTACCTCTTTATCAAGAATACCCCACAGGTTGACTATAACACTATCGGTATCTTCCAAGTAGACGGCGCCAACTATGTCAAGAAACTACGTCAAGGGTATTTAGAAAGTCTTAACCCTGATTATGAGGATATACACCTAGACGAAAGCAACGACGTCCGAACTATCGGCGAAGTCGTGAGTATATACAGAGAAAATTAA